A part of Leptospira mtsangambouensis genomic DNA contains:
- a CDS encoding VOC family protein has protein sequence MIHHIAIGTPNPSNLAEFYLQIPGAKKVQEFLYETGAVRSIWIHFGSIILMLEEGEKKSPRALVFQWEETKRSEWIQFFNQVKIQNQTDYTVYFLDYESNLLGVSQYPEKLHLD, from the coding sequence ATGATCCACCACATTGCCATCGGAACACCGAACCCTTCCAATTTAGCAGAGTTTTACCTCCAAATTCCAGGAGCAAAGAAAGTACAGGAATTCCTTTATGAAACGGGAGCCGTACGTTCCATTTGGATCCATTTTGGATCCATCATTTTGATGTTAGAAGAAGGTGAAAAAAAGTCCCCTCGTGCTCTTGTTTTCCAATGGGAGGAAACCAAAAGATCTGAGTGGATTCAGTTTTTTAACCAAGTCAAAATCCAGAACCAAACGGATTATACTGTATACTTTTTGGATTATGAATCTAATCTATTAGGCGTTAGCCAATATCCAGAAAAACTCCATCTTGATTAG
- a CDS encoding SDR family oxidoreductase: protein MKRDAHVYIFGIGSGIGQGLHKRFLEDPSVALFGFSRKGSSDLSQFPEKDQGTFVLDAKNPNDLEKFQVSLTSKYGSQAKIKSSSLQNTDLVVYFALGDGVFGPISGLEEKALASHFQLNVHSLILLSKAFASHLPLFQNTTFVFLGSTAGKQGFPESVAYCASKHAVLGITRALREEWKPFGTKVVHVSLGAVATEIWDTRPQFDKNDMVSISDISEYLWSISHLPKSVFVDDLSITPRKGIL from the coding sequence ATGAAGAGGGATGCCCATGTTTATATTTTTGGAATTGGTTCCGGAATTGGGCAAGGGCTTCACAAACGTTTTTTAGAAGACCCATCGGTTGCCCTCTTTGGTTTTTCTAGAAAGGGAAGTTCGGATCTTTCGCAATTCCCCGAGAAAGACCAGGGGACTTTTGTTTTGGATGCCAAAAATCCCAATGACTTAGAAAAATTTCAAGTATCCCTAACTTCTAAATATGGATCGCAAGCAAAGATAAAGTCATCCTCTTTGCAGAATACAGATCTCGTTGTTTATTTTGCCTTGGGTGATGGGGTCTTTGGCCCAATTTCAGGATTAGAAGAAAAGGCCTTGGCCTCGCATTTCCAATTGAATGTTCATTCTCTGATTTTACTTTCAAAGGCCTTTGCTTCCCATTTGCCTTTATTTCAAAATACTACCTTTGTATTTTTAGGATCCACTGCGGGAAAACAAGGATTCCCCGAATCCGTAGCCTATTGTGCTTCCAAACATGCGGTTCTTGGAATCACTCGTGCCCTCAGGGAAGAGTGGAAACCATTCGGAACGAAGGTAGTCCATGTGAGCCTTGGTGCTGTTGCCACGGAGATTTGGGACACAAGACCCCAGTTTGACAAGAATGATATGGTTTCAATTTCGGACATTTCCGAGTATTTGTGGAGTATTTCCCACTTGCCTAAATCTGTCTTTGTAGATGACTTATCCATTACCCCAAGAAAAGGAATCTTATAG
- the efp gene encoding elongation factor P, with protein MNLGITEVKKGMILKIENELYSVVKTEFVNPGKGSAFIRTKLKNIVRDSSIERTFKAAEKLESVDLERRKMQYCYADGDQIIFMDVNDYEQIPVSKDYVEDILPFMKEETPVEVSFYNDKPIGVTPPNFAILEVTYAEDGLKGDTTGLALKRVTVETGGEVQVPIFIKQGDTVKIDLRDLTYVERVNK; from the coding sequence ATGAACTTAGGCATTACAGAAGTAAAAAAAGGAATGATCCTCAAGATTGAAAACGAGCTTTATTCCGTCGTCAAAACCGAGTTTGTGAACCCAGGAAAGGGTTCTGCATTCATCCGTACCAAACTAAAAAACATTGTCCGTGATTCTTCCATTGAAAGAACCTTCAAAGCCGCTGAAAAATTAGAAAGTGTGGATTTGGAACGCCGTAAAATGCAGTATTGTTATGCTGACGGTGACCAAATCATTTTTATGGACGTCAACGATTACGAACAAATTCCTGTTTCTAAAGATTATGTGGAAGACATCCTTCCTTTTATGAAAGAAGAAACTCCAGTAGAAGTATCGTTTTATAATGACAAACCAATTGGGGTCACACCTCCTAATTTTGCTATATTGGAAGTAACTTATGCAGAGGATGGTCTCAAAGGAGATACTACTGGTCTTGCGCTCAAACGAGTGACAGTGGAAACCGGTGGTGAAGTCCAAGTTCCTATCTTTATCAAACAAGGGGACACTGTTAAAATTGACCTCAGAGATTTGACTTACGTGGAGCGCGTGAACAAATAG
- a CDS encoding SDR family NAD(P)-dependent oxidoreductase yields MEFKESIVLVTGGSGGIGREIVRTLVLAGFSVWNLDKVRPKSPILQETYREVDLAETPFVVERSLKKIIEESSGAGELYGLVHNAGFGGPYHPITDVSIEEWESIFRINLNSFFLLSKFLLPIFQKQNFGRIVAIASSLSIVGSANSVAYSSSKHGLVGFIRSVADEWGKFGITANALSPGFVDTNMGIQEDQVSDHRTKIIDKTPVRRIAEPSEIARVVNFLLQKESGYISGSNWTVDGGLTAI; encoded by the coding sequence ATGGAATTTAAGGAATCGATTGTACTCGTGACCGGTGGCAGTGGAGGGATTGGAAGAGAAATCGTTCGAACCCTTGTCCTTGCGGGGTTTTCTGTCTGGAATCTGGACAAGGTCAGACCAAAATCTCCCATCCTCCAAGAGACCTACCGTGAAGTGGATTTAGCAGAAACTCCCTTTGTGGTGGAAAGAAGTCTCAAAAAAATCATAGAAGAGAGTTCTGGTGCTGGCGAACTTTATGGGCTTGTGCACAATGCAGGATTTGGTGGACCCTACCACCCCATCACAGATGTCTCCATCGAAGAATGGGAGTCTATTTTTCGAATCAATTTAAACAGTTTTTTTCTTTTATCCAAATTTCTTTTGCCCATCTTTCAAAAACAAAATTTTGGAAGGATTGTTGCGATTGCTTCTTCCTTATCCATAGTGGGTTCGGCCAATTCGGTTGCTTATTCTTCCTCCAAACACGGATTAGTTGGGTTTATCCGTTCGGTTGCTGATGAGTGGGGAAAGTTTGGAATCACTGCCAATGCACTAAGCCCTGGTTTTGTAGATACAAATATGGGAATCCAAGAAGACCAAGTCAGCGATCATCGGACTAAAATTATTGACAAAACGCCTGTTAGGAGAATTGCGGAACCTTCGGAAATTGCACGTGTGGTCAATTTCCTTCTTCAAAAAGAATCCGGTTATATTTCTGGATCCAACTGGACTGTCGACGGCGGACTCACCGCCATTTAA
- the mtnB gene encoding methylthioribulose 1-phosphate dehydratase, whose product MDSHPSLKELTKLSHTYYERQWMYATAGNLSARDGDTFWITASGKHKGELTDKDFVCVAVKDGSLVSANEGLKPSAETSIHQVVYSKMDDAGAALHVHTLDSNLLEFGIGKEEGFRDFPLPPIEIIKAFGIWDEKPNLKFPVFYNHTHVPTIASEIKRYFETKGQPQVPFLLIEGHGPTVWGKSVAEANKHLEAVHFLLQVMARRI is encoded by the coding sequence TTGGATTCTCACCCTTCCTTAAAGGAACTGACCAAACTTTCCCATACCTATTATGAAAGGCAGTGGATGTATGCCACTGCTGGGAATCTCTCCGCTCGCGATGGAGATACATTTTGGATCACGGCTTCTGGAAAACATAAGGGAGAACTCACAGACAAAGATTTTGTTTGTGTTGCCGTCAAAGATGGATCTTTGGTTTCTGCAAATGAAGGACTCAAACCCTCAGCAGAAACTAGCATCCATCAGGTGGTATATTCTAAAATGGACGATGCGGGGGCTGCCCTCCATGTCCATACTTTGGATTCTAATTTGTTAGAATTTGGAATTGGGAAAGAAGAAGGTTTTCGAGACTTCCCTCTCCCTCCGATTGAAATCATCAAAGCCTTTGGGATTTGGGATGAAAAACCAAATCTCAAGTTTCCTGTTTTTTATAACCACACTCACGTTCCGACCATTGCTTCGGAAATCAAACGTTACTTTGAAACCAAAGGACAACCGCAAGTTCCCTTTCTCCTCATTGAAGGGCATGGCCCCACGGTTTGGGGAAAGTCTGTGGCAGAAGCGAACAAACATTTAGAAGCAGTTCATTTTCTTTTGCAAGTAATGGCTAGGCGTATATGA
- a CDS encoding DMT family transporter, whose amino-acid sequence MKENVSTEWKGVMLVLMGALLFSAKAVVVKLTYRYEISAIGSLFFRMLFAFPFLVWIAWSAEKEEGKTALTKKDVIYVLLMGVVGYYLASLFDFLGLKYISAGLERIILFIYPTLVVLLSFLFLKKKIHLREIFSLVLTYTGVFLAYGQDVQLGSAKDVSLGAFFILLSALTYAIYLMGSGSIIPKLGAKKFTAWALLISSFAVFVHFAIFGTTKELIQPFSFYALAFVMGTVNTVVPAIFVSEGIKRVGSKTAAIVGSVGPMSTLFLAYWLLDEPITLLHGIGTLFVLTGVFWISTAKKAKEVSV is encoded by the coding sequence GTGAAAGAAAATGTGAGTACAGAATGGAAAGGGGTGATGCTTGTTCTCATGGGAGCCCTTTTATTTAGCGCAAAAGCCGTAGTTGTTAAATTGACATACCGTTATGAAATTTCGGCAATTGGGTCTCTTTTTTTCCGAATGTTGTTTGCCTTTCCATTCCTTGTTTGGATCGCCTGGAGTGCGGAGAAAGAGGAGGGAAAAACAGCACTGACCAAAAAGGATGTGATTTACGTTCTTCTGATGGGAGTTGTCGGTTATTATTTAGCAAGCCTCTTTGATTTTCTCGGACTTAAATACATCAGTGCTGGCTTAGAACGAATCATACTATTTATCTATCCAACTCTTGTTGTGCTTCTTTCCTTTTTGTTTTTAAAAAAGAAAATCCATTTGCGAGAAATATTTTCTTTGGTTCTGACTTATACAGGTGTATTTTTGGCCTACGGTCAGGACGTTCAATTGGGTTCCGCCAAAGATGTGAGCCTTGGGGCTTTTTTCATTTTGCTTTCGGCTCTCACTTATGCGATTTATTTAATGGGCAGTGGCTCCATTATTCCAAAGTTAGGTGCCAAAAAATTTACAGCTTGGGCACTACTTATCTCTTCGTTTGCTGTGTTCGTTCATTTTGCAATTTTTGGAACAACGAAGGAACTAATCCAACCATTCTCATTTTATGCATTGGCATTTGTTATGGGCACTGTGAATACAGTGGTGCCAGCAATATTTGTTTCCGAAGGAATCAAACGTGTTGGTAGCAAAACAGCTGCTATAGTAGGTTCAGTTGGACCTATGTCGACTCTTTTCCTTGCGTATTGGTTACTTGATGAGCCCATCACTTTGCTACATGGTATTGGTACATTATTCGTACTCACTGGCGTTTTTTGGATCAGTACGGCAAAAAAAGCAAAAGAAGTGTCTGTTTAA
- a CDS encoding M61 family metallopeptidase translates to MAKEEPEKTLDKTDQSNSLQLDFEVSIFDLFKHYFQVRLRVKTDQSELNFCLPSWTPGSYMIRDYGTHLHKFEVRNSRTNEPVLWEMVDLHRWKLKNLPQEFEITYIIYAFEDFTVRTNYLETEFGFINPPALFLYPEGSLEKPSSVLFQVSEFFPYVYSSLTRDPEDPFRFRSENFDELFDSPFHLSKKNSVFFAAGTTKHELLVEGDVSFDFKAKLADDLKRITETQIEWMMESPNPYYLFVLNLSLPAYGGLEHRASSINYFNPELISDEEEYKRLLELLSHEYFHLWNIKRIRPIALGPFDYQKPNLTRELWIAEGFTSFYDVYFLFHSGFLSKEEYISKLQSDIFALEDNEADSWMSLEESSFTAWTKYYKRNGNSHNITVSYYTKGGVLALCMNLFLLQESKEKKTIRHVFHKLNEVFVKTKQRGFTKQEFFDTVKDVTGVDLKTEFNEYLEYPKPIPVDLYLDIIGIRRIQTDLVGETGFKTKDKNGNLYIQKLLHKSDMDSLNLMLDDEILAINGKRATQTTLQNLEKNLRPGEKFHVILSRAGKIKESMITASGYYKTRKFVFAEDCTDDRKELREFFLRNIV, encoded by the coding sequence ATGGCAAAAGAAGAACCAGAAAAAACTTTAGACAAAACCGACCAGTCTAACTCCCTTCAGTTGGATTTTGAAGTTTCCATTTTTGATCTCTTCAAACACTACTTTCAAGTTCGGCTCCGAGTCAAAACGGACCAATCGGAATTAAACTTTTGTTTGCCAAGTTGGACCCCCGGTTCTTATATGATTCGCGACTATGGGACACACCTCCATAAATTTGAAGTTAGGAATTCAAGAACAAATGAACCCGTCCTTTGGGAGATGGTGGATCTCCATAGATGGAAATTAAAAAACCTCCCGCAAGAATTCGAAATCACATACATCATCTATGCCTTTGAGGATTTTACCGTAAGGACCAACTATTTAGAAACCGAATTTGGGTTCATCAACCCACCAGCTTTGTTTTTATACCCAGAAGGAAGTTTAGAAAAACCTAGTTCCGTACTGTTCCAAGTTTCCGAATTTTTCCCTTATGTGTATTCTAGTTTAACTCGTGATCCTGAAGATCCTTTTCGATTTCGGTCAGAAAATTTTGATGAATTGTTTGATTCGCCTTTCCACCTGAGCAAAAAAAATTCTGTATTCTTCGCAGCAGGTACCACCAAACACGAATTATTGGTCGAGGGGGATGTCAGTTTCGATTTCAAAGCCAAATTAGCCGATGACTTAAAACGAATTACAGAAACACAAATTGAATGGATGATGGAGAGCCCAAATCCTTATTATCTTTTTGTATTAAACTTAAGTTTGCCTGCTTATGGAGGTCTGGAACATAGAGCATCCAGCATCAATTATTTTAATCCCGAACTGATCTCCGATGAGGAAGAGTATAAAAGGCTACTTGAACTTTTATCTCACGAATACTTTCATCTTTGGAATATCAAACGAATTCGGCCCATTGCCCTTGGCCCCTTTGATTATCAAAAACCCAACCTCACTCGTGAGTTGTGGATTGCCGAAGGGTTTACAAGTTTTTATGACGTTTATTTTCTTTTTCATTCAGGATTTCTTTCTAAGGAAGAATATATTTCCAAACTCCAATCGGATATTTTTGCTTTGGAAGACAATGAAGCAGATTCTTGGATGAGTTTAGAAGAATCATCTTTCACAGCATGGACAAAGTATTACAAACGAAATGGGAATAGCCATAACATCACAGTCTCTTATTACACTAAAGGTGGTGTCCTTGCCTTATGTATGAATCTTTTTTTATTACAAGAATCCAAAGAAAAGAAAACAATCCGTCATGTTTTCCATAAACTCAATGAAGTATTTGTCAAAACGAAACAGAGAGGTTTCACCAAACAAGAGTTTTTTGACACTGTAAAAGATGTAACTGGAGTGGATTTAAAAACAGAATTTAACGAATATTTAGAATATCCAAAACCAATTCCAGTCGACCTGTATTTGGACATCATTGGAATACGGAGAATTCAGACTGATCTTGTTGGAGAAACAGGATTCAAAACCAAAGATAAAAACGGGAATTTATACATTCAGAAACTCCTCCACAAATCAGATATGGATTCACTGAATCTAATGTTAGATGATGAAATCCTTGCTATCAATGGGAAACGGGCAACACAAACCACCCTACAAAACTTGGAAAAAAATCTAAGGCCAGGAGAAAAATTTCACGTCATCCTGTCCCGCGCAGGAAAAATCAAAGAATCTATGATCACTGCTTCCGGATATTATAAAACCAGAAAATTTGTGTTCGCAGAAGACTGCACTGATGACAGAAAAGAACTAAGAGAATTTTTCTTAAGGAATATTGTTTAA
- a CDS encoding KamA family radical SAM protein, which translates to MTWSDWKWQLQNRITTLADLEEKLTLTEEERESFAPALADFSFAVTPYYLNRIDQTNPNCPIRKQVLPRAGELKKNPNEVEDPLAEEKYMPVKGVTHRYPDRAIWYISHVCAVYCRFCTRKRKVSDPEETPNRNEWEKALEYFRKNTELREVILSGGDPLTLSDSSLDYLLGELKSIPHLNQVRIHSRHPVTMPMRLTEELAAVFAKHFPLYMVTHFNHPNEITEETKMYVMRMIKTGHISIFNQSVLLSGINDDEKVLSELNYKLISIGIKPYYLHQCDEVFGSSDFVVPIERGIEIYRKLRGYHSGITIPSYVKDLTGGGGKVLLSPDYLQKKTKDGYLFQNYLGDEYEVGH; encoded by the coding sequence ATGACTTGGTCAGATTGGAAATGGCAATTACAAAACCGAATCACTACTTTGGCTGATTTGGAAGAAAAACTGACTCTTACTGAAGAAGAGAGGGAAAGTTTTGCACCGGCATTAGCCGATTTTAGTTTTGCCGTCACTCCTTATTATTTAAATAGAATTGATCAAACAAATCCCAATTGTCCTATCCGCAAACAGGTTCTTCCCCGTGCGGGAGAACTGAAAAAAAATCCCAATGAAGTGGAAGACCCGCTCGCAGAAGAAAAGTATATGCCGGTCAAAGGGGTGACCCACCGTTATCCTGACCGCGCCATTTGGTACATTTCGCATGTATGTGCCGTTTATTGCCGATTTTGTACAAGAAAAAGAAAAGTATCTGACCCAGAAGAAACTCCCAATCGGAACGAATGGGAAAAGGCTCTCGAATACTTCCGCAAAAACACGGAACTTCGCGAGGTCATTTTGTCCGGCGGTGATCCCCTCACTCTTTCTGATTCTTCTCTTGATTATCTTTTAGGGGAATTAAAATCCATCCCTCATCTCAACCAAGTGAGGATTCACTCCCGTCACCCAGTCACCATGCCCATGAGATTGACTGAGGAACTGGCGGCTGTGTTTGCAAAACATTTCCCTCTCTATATGGTGACTCATTTCAATCATCCGAATGAAATCACAGAAGAAACTAAAATGTATGTTATGCGAATGATAAAAACGGGGCATATTTCTATTTTTAACCAATCGGTTTTGTTATCTGGAATCAACGATGATGAGAAGGTTTTATCAGAACTGAATTATAAACTTATCTCCATCGGAATCAAACCTTATTACCTCCACCAATGTGATGAGGTGTTTGGAAGTTCCGATTTTGTTGTACCCATCGAACGAGGGATTGAAATCTATCGAAAACTACGCGGTTACCATTCTGGAATCACAATCCCTAGTTATGTAAAAGACTTAACTGGTGGTGGCGGCAAAGTCCTTCTTTCTCCAGACTATCTACAAAAGAAAACAAAAGATGGGTATCTTTTCCAAAATTATTTAGGAGATGAATATGAAGTCGGCCATTAA
- a CDS encoding TIGR04454 family lipoprotein: MKKSLILALALGLFLANCKSKVYTQEECESALASTFAQIEEEAKKNPAAAPVLAGLQQGKQKMIDQCMEGKFDPNCLKNAPGFAGIMGCVKK, encoded by the coding sequence ATGAAAAAATCCCTCATCCTGGCGCTCGCTCTCGGGCTTTTTTTGGCTAATTGTAAATCCAAAGTGTATACCCAAGAAGAGTGTGAGTCTGCTCTCGCTAGCACATTCGCTCAAATTGAAGAAGAAGCTAAAAAGAATCCAGCAGCAGCACCAGTCCTCGCAGGATTACAACAAGGTAAACAAAAAATGATCGACCAGTGTATGGAAGGAAAATTTGATCCTAACTGTTTGAAAAATGCACCAGGTTTTGCTGGCATTATGGGTTGTGTAAAAAAATAA
- a CDS encoding magnesium transporter CorA family protein produces MPALFNYILTPSSKEEVLLDRPLPLSHRHPKHWIHITAENEEKLMFLFQKHDIHQLTIEDILNPSSRIKLEIFPNYIFFVFRGFHFERNQLTQKNFNFILTPNQIISLTLDYRDSIGDIIDQWKVNNKILARGYEFVVHKILDIETDHTLAITQKIEERIEHFEDQIFGNSKSLDISNVYSLRASLLSIKKGMLQNKEVLEDLEKIKNSFFSDEADAFFRDVRDHSLRILELVDSNIESISSALEAHIAISTRKTNEIMKILTIMTAIMLPMSLVAGIYGMNFRHMPTLEWEYGFITALGAMGFLGILMLLYFRIKRWY; encoded by the coding sequence ATGCCTGCTCTTTTTAATTATATTTTAACTCCTTCCAGTAAAGAAGAAGTGCTCCTCGATAGGCCTCTTCCTCTCTCCCATAGACATCCCAAACATTGGATTCATATCACAGCAGAAAATGAAGAAAAACTTATGTTTCTCTTTCAGAAACATGATATCCATCAATTGACCATTGAAGATATTTTAAATCCATCAAGTCGGATCAAACTGGAGATTTTTCCCAACTATATTTTTTTTGTATTTCGTGGATTCCATTTTGAGAGGAACCAACTCACCCAAAAGAATTTTAACTTTATATTAACCCCAAATCAAATCATATCTTTGACCCTAGATTATCGAGATAGCATCGGCGATATCATTGACCAATGGAAAGTGAATAACAAAATTTTGGCTCGTGGGTATGAATTTGTCGTACACAAAATTTTAGATATTGAAACTGACCATACCTTGGCCATCACTCAAAAAATCGAAGAACGAATCGAACATTTTGAAGATCAAATCTTTGGGAATTCAAAATCATTAGATATCAGCAATGTTTATAGTTTGAGGGCAAGTCTTCTTTCGATCAAAAAAGGGATGTTACAAAACAAAGAAGTATTAGAAGACTTAGAAAAAATCAAAAATAGTTTTTTTAGCGATGAAGCCGATGCTTTTTTCCGGGATGTGCGAGACCACTCTTTACGCATTTTAGAACTTGTAGATAGTAATATTGAATCTATTTCTTCTGCACTTGAAGCACATATTGCTATTTCTACTCGTAAAACCAATGAGATCATGAAGATACTCACCATCATGACTGCCATCATGTTACCGATGTCTTTGGTCGCAGGAATTTACGGAATGAATTTCCGCCACATGCCCACTCTCGAATGGGAATATGGATTTATTACTGCCCTTGGGGCTATGGGGTTTTTAGGAATTCTGATGTTACTATATTTTCGAATCAAACGTTGGTATTAA
- a CDS encoding methyl-accepting chemotaxis protein, producing the protein MSIKQKLALGSSIITLFSLGVILTLISYVIYKNAKEDALENISILADKISLDVSDYLSAPLGEAYLLKQILQEPNILDRERVFKILNVMTASNESILGTYVVFEPNAFDGKDTNYRNSKNHDSSGRMIPYSVKSNGKIIIEPVVGFDLPESDFYQLPKKNRKVELIPPFDYKVDGKDVTMISLVYPVLRNQTFLGIAGADLSLETIRTYLQNLKILEGTVKITLVASNGYVLFNGLHPEGKEVQWKDSEDVYVNLAISSKQKQSYSDSEYFHISLPIQLVENSAPWALRVSYPQGKITNEIQFIFWIALVLGITGILFSTLANIIIFRKLVDSRLQTLIAFTKEAASGNLTKEINDDHKDEIGHLVEAVGSMTESIRHILSVAQTSGSDLTETSKFMENTIVELSDLAQSQAASSEEASATVEELNASSETINTNVVQAVNNSKSIHNSLHAIQTLVQNITKEVESFGEIAVVANQKAEEGRNMAGLTSKAIEEIQEKSLAITEFSDVISNISEKTSLLALNAAIEAARAGESGRGFAVVAEEISKLASQAAESVSQINTLSGEALDSIQNGGTQVTNLIDLLREIIKEVSVIFEKAKDIVPLIQDQKSRTDQIYAEIEEITSLVESIQQSTEEQKRATFELSNMTINISNGSQILSEQSETMSNNSIRMTGISSKLSEILLKFNL; encoded by the coding sequence ATGAGCATCAAACAAAAGTTAGCCTTAGGTTCATCCATCATTACCCTATTTTCATTAGGTGTAATCCTCACTTTAATCTCTTATGTCATATACAAAAATGCCAAAGAAGATGCTTTGGAGAATATTTCAATCCTTGCAGATAAAATTTCCCTCGATGTCAGTGACTATCTCTCGGCACCACTGGGTGAAGCTTACTTACTCAAACAAATTCTACAAGAACCAAATATCTTAGACCGTGAACGTGTTTTCAAAATTTTGAATGTGATGACGGCTTCAAACGAATCCATTCTCGGTACATATGTTGTATTCGAACCAAATGCTTTTGATGGCAAAGATACAAACTATCGAAATTCAAAAAATCATGATTCTTCAGGTCGAATGATTCCCTATTCTGTGAAATCCAATGGAAAAATCATCATTGAACCTGTAGTGGGATTTGACCTTCCTGAATCCGACTTCTACCAACTCCCCAAAAAAAATCGGAAGGTAGAACTCATTCCTCCCTTTGATTATAAAGTAGATGGAAAAGATGTAACGATGATCTCCCTTGTATATCCAGTGTTACGAAACCAAACCTTCTTAGGAATTGCAGGGGCGGACCTTTCCTTAGAAACCATACGAACTTATCTTCAAAATTTAAAAATTCTAGAAGGCACTGTAAAAATCACTCTTGTAGCAAGCAATGGATATGTGCTTTTTAATGGACTCCATCCAGAAGGTAAAGAAGTACAATGGAAAGATTCAGAAGATGTTTATGTAAACCTTGCGATTTCTTCCAAACAGAAACAAAGTTATTCAGATTCAGAATATTTTCATATTAGTTTACCCATCCAACTCGTTGAAAATTCAGCGCCTTGGGCTTTGCGTGTTTCTTATCCACAAGGAAAAATCACAAATGAAATCCAATTTATTTTTTGGATTGCGTTGGTACTTGGAATCACTGGAATTTTATTTTCTACTTTGGCAAATATCATTATCTTCCGCAAACTGGTTGATAGCCGACTACAAACTTTGATCGCCTTCACAAAAGAGGCTGCCAGCGGAAATCTAACCAAAGAAATTAATGACGATCATAAAGACGAAATTGGTCATTTAGTGGAAGCAGTCGGTTCGATGACTGAAAGCATTCGACATATCTTAAGTGTAGCTCAAACTTCAGGATCAGATCTAACAGAAACTTCCAAATTTATGGAAAACACTATCGTTGAACTATCTGATCTGGCACAAAGCCAAGCTGCCTCTTCAGAAGAAGCAAGTGCCACAGTTGAAGAATTAAACGCATCTTCTGAAACAATCAATACGAACGTAGTACAAGCAGTAAACAATTCCAAATCCATTCACAATTCACTACATGCCATCCAGACTCTCGTACAAAATATCACAAAAGAAGTGGAATCATTTGGAGAAATTGCAGTCGTCGCAAATCAAAAGGCGGAAGAAGGACGGAATATGGCCGGCCTCACATCCAAAGCAATTGAAGAAATCCAAGAGAAATCTTTGGCCATCACCGAATTTTCAGATGTAATCTCCAATATATCCGAGAAAACAAGCTTACTTGCGTTAAATGCTGCCATTGAAGCGGCCAGGGCTGGGGAATCAGGCCGAGGATTTGCTGTGGTGGCGGAAGAAATTTCAAAACTTGCATCTCAGGCCGCAGAGTCGGTTTCACAAATCAATACTCTATCTGGAGAGGCTTTGGATTCCATTCAAAACGGAGGGACCCAGGTCACAAACCTCATCGATCTGTTGCGAGAGATCATCAAAGAAGTTTCTGTCATTTTCGAAAAAGCAAAGGATATTGTTCCTCTCATTCAAGACCAAAAATCCAGGACAGACCAAATTTATGCAGAAATCGAAGAGATCACTTCTCTAGTAGAATCGATCCAACAGTCTACGGAAGAACAAAAAAGGGCAACCTTCGAACTCTCCAACATGACCATCAATATTTCCAACGGATCTCAAATTCTATCGGAACAATCGGAAACCATGTCAAACAATTCGATTCGCATGACAGGAATTAGCTCTAAATTGTCAGAAATTTTATTAAAATTTAACCTCTAA